The Fervidicoccaceae archaeon genome contains the following window.
TCGAAGCTTTCCCTCTTACACAAGAGGGTGAAAACTCTGTCGAGGCTCAGCGTGACAGCTAACATCTCGCCGGGCAACCAGCCCTCGCTCACTACCACGAGCTTCACCGTGTCCCCGCGTCTGTAGGGGAGGGGTACGCGCGGAGCCGGATTGAGCCCATAATCTTCCGGTCTCAGCGCGAGCCTCACTCCGAACTTCTCTTCGAGTTTTTCGAGCTCCCTATAGAATCGATCCCAGCTCCACTCTCTCGCCTCCGACATCTTGCGACCGCGCTTATGGGCCACGTATTTCTGCACTCCAACGGGGGGGATCCCCCTTCCAAGGCCCAGCCTCAGGGCCCACTCGATTATCTGCTCTATGTCGGAGTCGTTGACGCCGGGCAGCCAGAGCGGAGTCAGGTGCACCTTGACCCCCAGCTCGAAGTGTAGAAATTCGACGAGCTTCGCGACCTTCTCCACGTCGTAGCTCTCGGAACCAGCTAGCCACCTCGCCTTGGAGGGGTCGAGCGAGTCTATGCTGACGTTGAACTGAGAGGCTCCAGCCTCGACGAGCTTCTCGAGCAAGCTCTCGTCGGCCGGGTGGAGTCTCGTTTCGATTATCGTTGAGAGAGCTACCCCGGATTTCGATACCTCTTCCACGAAATCGGGCAGCGCGGGATGTGTGAGAGGCTCGCCGACCGCATCGAACAGCACGTGGAATTTGCCTTTGTGCTTATGGACGCGTCTGAGCCACGCAACAAGCCACTCGGGGTCTCTCAACATGAATTCAAGCCTCCTCTGACTAGACGGTCCGGCGCCCACGCTGCAAAACCTACACGAGAGAACGCAAAGGCTCGTGGCTCTCACTTGAACTATGTTGTATCCTCGATCGATTACGCCAAAAGCTATGTGTCCAATAAGCGGGAGCGGCCTCTCTATCTCGGCTATCTTCCCGCGCAGCTTAAGCCCCACAGACTCTGGGCGGAGCTTCATTCCAGTCGCTCGGGACTTGGGGGGGACTAGCCCGTTAAGTTTTTCGGGGTAAGAGAGAGCGAGCGTTGAGGAGCGAGGACGCGCTCGAGAGGCCGAGAGGTGCTTCGCTCTGTCTATGGTCTTGGAGGTCAGAAATCTGACCACTCGATTCTTCACGCTGCGCGGGGTGGTCCGAGCCGTTGAGGACGTCTCCTTCGAATTGAGCAGAGGAGAGACCTTGGGCGTGGTGGGGGAAAGCGGCTGCGGCAAGAGCACGCTAGCGTGGAGCTTGATGGGTCTCGCCCCCCCTCCTGGCAGAATCGTGAGCGGCAGAGTCTTCGTCGATGGAGTGGAGATAACGTCTCTCGACCGAGAGAAGCTGAGACGCGCCGTCTTGTGGAAGAAGATTAGCATGATATTCCAGGGGGCCATGAACGCTCTGAATCCGGTCTACTCGGTGGGGCAACAACTCGCTCGAATCTTCATGTATCACTTGGGCCTCACGAAGCGCGAGGCGTTCGAGAGAGCTAAAGCCCTTTTGCCTAACGTTGGGCTCAGCCCGGAGGTGGTGCATAGGTATCCTCACGAGCTCAGCGGGGGCATGAAGCAGAGGGTGGTGATAGCTATGGCTCTCGCTCTCAATCCACCGGTCGTCATCGCAGACGAACCCACGACGGCCCTCGACGTGGTAGTGCAGGCGCAGATACTAAATCTGATGAAGAGACTCAGGGAAGAGAGAAGCCTCAGCTACGTATTGATAACGCATGACCTAAGCGTCGTGGCGGAGCTGGCGGATAAGGTCTTGGTCATGTACGGGGGGAAAATCATGGAACTCGGCCCTGCCGACTCTCTACTGAGGCGGCCAACTCACCCCTACACTGAGGGGCTCTTGAGGAGCGTACCGAGATTGCGCGGTCAGCTCAATAAATTAGAGTACATACCGGGGGAGCCCCCAAATCTGATCAATCCGCCCAGCGGTTGCGTTTTTCACCCGAGGTGTAAGCTCGCAACGGAGCTCTGTAAGAGAGAAGAGCCCCCCCTAGTTGAGGTCGAGAAAGGCCACTATTCTAGGTGCTGGCTCGTGGGCGGGTGAACTTAGTGACCTCCAACGACTCCCTCCTCGCCGTTCGCGACCTTCGCGTCTGGTTCTCGTTAAGACGGACTCTCGTTGAGTTTTTCGCGAGAAGACCCGGCAAGTACGTGAGGGCGGTAGACGGCGTCACCTTCGATGTGGGAGAAGGCGAGACGTTCTGCGTAGTGGGGGAAAGCGGCTGCGGCAAGAGCACGCTGGGAAGGGCCGTGCTAGGCCTCGTGCCTATCACGTCGGGTAGTGTGCTCTACAAACCCACAGAGAAGATTCTAAACGAGCTCTCGAGAAGCGGCGCGCCCATAGTAAACGAGAGAGTCAACATGGCGGTTATCAGGTCGGAAGCCGCTAGGATCCTGCGCCGAGAGCTTCAGTTAATACATCAGGATCCCTTCGCCAGCTTGAACCCTAGATTCACCATCGGGGATATAGTCGAGGAGCCTCTCCGCGCGCACTTCCCCGACATGGACCCGGCCGAGAGGAGAGAGCGCGCGCTAAGAGCGTTGGAAAGCGTCAAGCTGAGCCCAGCCGAGGAAATAGCTCGCAGGTACCCGCATCAGCTAAGCGGTGGGCAGAGGCAGAGAGTCGCTATAGCCAGAGCCTTAGTAATTGAGCCTAAGCTCGTCGTAGCCGACGAGCCCGTCTCGATGTTGGATGTATCGATACGAGCCGAGATACTCGAGCTCATGTTGAGCCTCAAAAACAGGCTCGGCCTGACGTACATATTCATAACCCACGACTTGGCCGTCGCCAGGTACGTATGCGATAAGATAGCTGTGATGTATTTAGGCAAGATAGTCGAGCTTGGGAAGCCCGGCGAGATCATAGAGGCCCCTCTGCATCCCTACGCAAGAGCCCTCGTCGCAGCCGTGCCGGAGCCCGATCCGAGTAATAGGCTGAGGCAACGTCCTCTGCCGGTGAAGGGAGAAGTGCCTAGTCCCATCAATGTGCCAAGGGGTTGCAGATTCCACCCCAGGTGCGTCGCTCTCGATGAGAACAGAGAGAGGCTCCGCGGACTCTGCGAAATGGAGGAGCCCCCATTGATCGAGGTCGAGCCGGGCAGGTTCGTGGCGTGCTGGCTCTATTCGAGGCCCGCCTCGAGCTCGGTCTCTCAAGCTTCATGATTAAAGAGCTTCGCTGCGCGTTCGAGAAGATATTGTAATTATAAATTATTATTTTGATATTTTAGTCTAGCTGTGATATCGAGGGCTCGAGCAATCCGCTAGCGATTAAGGCATTCAACACTCTCACCACTCTCGAGTGTCCTCTCTCGAGCTCGCGGAAGCTCTTTATCGATGGATCATAGCGCACGGGCACCGCGAGCTTCTCTCCGCAAAGGCAGCGGGGCCTCTTCCCGCTCGGAAAGACCGACGACTCGTAGAGATCCCTTAGCATGCTCCACTTCGCGCTCTCGACCAGGCCCCTGGCGATCTCGTCTTCGCCTCGGGTCGAGCCGAACGCGAGCCTAAGCGCCTCTCCGCCGAGTCCTCTCAAGCGTCGCCGGCCATCACCAGGCGAGGTCGCCTCGCCCTCTCGAGCTTCGAGGACGCGGCGATAGCCCTCCTCGAGGAGGTCGAGCATCTCTTCGGGCGTATCGCAGAGCGGCTCGAGGTAGAGCCAAGACGTTGTGGGGGCCACCGCGCTCGGTCTCGGAAGAGGGCTCGCGACCATCAACACACGATAAATCGGCTCTAGTCTGCCTATGAAGTGGTTCTCCACCGCTACTTCGCGCTTGCTATCTCTCCAGCTCAACGTGAGCTCCAGGAAGGGGATCAAAACCACGACGCCGACCTCGCTTCTATCGACTGCTCTGCGCAGCCTCAAGTCTCCGAGTTCCCCGCGGAATTTCATTTAATTGAACATAAATAAATGAGTCGAAGACGGAAGAAACGATATAACTCAGATCAGCGCGGCCTGAGGAAGAGGCGTGCATTCTTTGGCGAGCGGCCTCGTCGTTGAGACCTCCCTAACTGGCGGCATTCCGCGCACGATGAGATACGCCAGCCTAATCAGGAAGCACGAGAAGGGCTTGATCAGCGAAGACGAGCTCTTCGAGAAGGCGGTCGAGATAACGGCGAGGACGTTCTCCAGGCTCTCCAGAGACCTCCCCGACTACGTCACTGACGGCATGTACCTGTGCGACGATATATTGAACCCCTTCATCAAGGACCTGGTCGGCGTAGAAGTGGGCGGTCTCGTTAGATTCTTCGAGAACAACTTCTTCGTGAGGCAGCCGATCGTTAGAGAACGTATCGGGTTGACTGAGACCCCAGCGAGACTCCTCCGTCGTATTGAGCTAGGGGAAAGACTGCGGAGGCTTCTAAGGAGGAAGCTGAGGCTCCCGGTGCCAGGACCCGCTACCTTCGCCGATCTCGCCCTAATCGAGCCCTCCGCGCCCTATAATTCTCGCGCAGACCTCGCAATGGACTACTTCGCGAGGATCCTCGCTCCGATGCTCGAGCTCGCGTCGGGTCGCGACGTGATACTCGAGGTCCACGACCCCTCTCTGACTCGCCTCTCGAAACTCGACGGAGGCGTGCTCGACGCCTACAAACAGGCGCTGGGAACCTTGTCTGAAAGGGAGCAGGAGAAATTGCACTTGATAGTCTATTTCGGCTCATTCCCGAGGAAGCTAGCCGCGGAGGCTCCGAAGCGCGTGACGCTCGGGCTAGATCTCGTCGAGAGCCGCGAAGACATCGAATTGGCGCGGGAGCTGAGAGGGAGGGTTCAGCTTGGCATAATCGATGCCAGGAGCACGTTGATGGAGAAAATCGATGCATTGAGGAGGCTCGTCGAGGAGCTGAGCGGGCCCGAGAGCGTAATTCTGTCCACCAATACCACACTAGAGTTCCTGCCGGAGAGCGTAGCCTACAAGAAGCTGAGACTGCTGGGGAGACTAAAGAGAGGGTTGGAGAGTGCGAGGTGAGACCACGTGGAGCTGCCCATCTTGCCCACCACGGTCGTCGGCAGTTACCCCAGACCAGCCTGGCTCAAGAGAATGCTCAAGCTGAGGCGCTACGGCAAGGTTGACGAAGATCAACTTTTGGAGGCACTCGATGACGCCGTCGTCGCGGCGGTCCGCGAGCAGGAGCTGGCGGGAATCGATATCCCATCGGACGGCGAGCAACGCAGAGACGAGATGGTCGAGTACTTCGCCGAGCGCATAGGGGGCTTCAAGTTCTACGGCCCCGTGCGAGTCTGGAACAACAACTTCTTCAACAAGCCGGCCGTGGTCTCTAAGCTCGAGTACAAGCAGCCCATCGTCTTAGAGGAGTACTTTTACCTCAAGAGGATCAGCACGAGACCCATCGTGAAGGTCACGATAACAGGCCCTTATACCATAGCGGATTGGAGCTTCAACGAATACTACGAGACAAAGGAAGAACTCGTCAGGGAGCTCTCTAAGATAATCAAAGCGGAGATCTCGGCTCTCGCAGATCATGGGGCGGTCTTCATTCAGATAGACGAGCCCGCGTTGACTACTCATCCCAATGAGGTGGAGTGGGCCATAGAGCTCATAGATGAAATGGCCAACGGCGTTAATGCGAAGATAGCGCTCCACGTCTGCTACAGCGATTACAACCTATTGACGCCTCACGTCGATAGACTCAAGAATATCAGTCAACTGGTACTCGAATTCGCCAACAGAGGCTTCCGAGACCTGGCGATGCTCAGAGGCTTCTCAAAGGAGCTGGGGTTTGGAGTCGTGGATGTGCACAGTAAACGCGTCGAGGAGCCGGAAGAAATCGCCAGGGCTCTGAGGAAGGCTATGGAGTACGTTCCTCCAGATATGATATACGTGAACCCGGACTGCGGCCTGAAGCTCCTGCCTAGGAGGGTCGCTCGGGCTAAGCTCGAGAGCATGGTTGCTGGCGTATCGCTCGTGCGCGCTGAGTTGAGAGCGCGCGGCCTGGAGACCGTGCCTCTGCGCCTGAGGGTCTAGCCTTGGACGGCGGCCTCCCGGAGTCGAGGGTCGGCATAGCAGGCTGGGGCACCTACGTGCCCAGGCTAAGGGTGCGAGCCGAGGAATTTGCCAGAGTCTGGGGACACCCGCCGGGAGGGTGGCTGGGGCTCGGCGTGTCGGAGAAGAGCCTGGCCTGGATCGACGAGGACGCCGTGACGATGGGCGTCGAGGCGGCTCTCGGGGCCCTCGCCAGGGCGTGCATCGAGGGGAGAGAAGTAGGAGCGGTGTTCTTCGGGACGGAGTCGAAGCCCTACGCGGTTAAGCCTAGCGCAGCCGTAGTGGCCGAGGCGCTGGGGATCACGCCTCATACTATGGCCAGCGACCTCGAGTTCGCCTGTCGCGCTGCGAGCGAGGGACTAAGAGCGAGCATAGGTCTCGTAGCCTCAAACATGGTGAAGTATTCGCTGGTGATCGGCAGCGATACGGCTCAGGCCAACCCGGGCGACGTGCTCGAGTTCACGGCGTCTAGCGCCGCTGTGGCTATCTTGGTCGGACCGGCCGAGAGCTCGGCGGCGATCTTCGAGGCATCACACTCGTACGTCACGGATACCACGGACTTCTGGAGGAGGTCAACGGCTCTTTTCCCGCTACACGCGGAGGGGTTCACGGGCGAGCCGGCATACTTCGCCCACATCATTGGCGCAGTGCGGGGACTCCTCGAGAAGACCGGGCTGAGACCGGGCGACTTCGATTTCGTCGTCTTCCACCAGCCCAATGCGCGCTTCCCTCTGCGCGTGGCCGAGAGGTTAGGCTTCCCCCGCGAGAAAGTAGAGCCGGGTCTCGTCGTGAGCAGGATAGGCAATAGCTACAACGCGAGCGCCCTCATGGGATTGGCCAGGATCCTCGAGATCGCCGAGCCCGGCTCGAGGATTCTGCTCGCGCCTTTCGGCAGCGGCGCGGGAGCCGACGCTTACTCGATCGTGCTCACGGAGCGTGCGCGCAGAGCGAGAGAAGCCGCTCCCAAGGTCGACGACTGGCTATCTAAGGGCGTAGTCGTGGACTACGCGGTCTACGCCAGAGCTCGCGGACTCTTGCGGAGAGTGAGGTGGTGAAGTCGGCTTGGTCTCTTACGTGAGTGGCATCGGGTTCACCAAGGTCGGTAGACACTACGAGCTGAGCCTCGCCGATTTGGCCCGAGAGGCCGCGGTCAGAGCGCTGGAGCAGGCCGGCGTGGACGGAGTAGACGCGTTGGTGGTCTCCAATCTCTTCGCCGACGCGCTCCAGGGAGAGAGCATGCTCGGGCCTCTGGTGCTGGAAGAGCTGGGCTTCGCGGGCGCTCAAGTGCTGAGCGTAGGCGGGGGCGAAGCCTCGGGCCTTCTAGCGGTGCACGTCGCGCGGTCCCTCGTCGAGTCGAAGATGGCACGCGACGTGCTGGTCGTTGGAGTGGAGAAGCTCAGCGACGCCTCGAGCGCTGCGCACGCTAGCCTGTTAGAGAGGCTGGTCAGTGCAGACTACGAGGGCATCTACGGCGTGAATCTCGCCGCTTTGTACGCGCTGGCTGCCGCGGAGTACATGCGGAGATTCTCGGTGAGCGAGGAGCTACTAGCTCTGTGGCCCGTGCTGATGCACGAGCACTCACTCAATGCCCAGCACGGGCAGCTCAGGTTCAAGCTGACGGTAGAGCGGGTGCTCGGCTCGGAGCCGCTCTCGCCGCCGCTTAGACAGTTCCACGCGCATCAGCCCGGCGACGGAGCGGCCGCGCTGCTCATCTCATCGGAGAGCTCGAGAGCCCCCAAGGAGGCCAGGCTCGCGGAGTTACTGTACACGGCCTCGGCTGGAGGCCCTCTCGAGTATTCTCTGCGCAAAGACCCCGTCTGGTTCGAGACCGTCGCCGTATTGACTCGAGCCATGCTGAGCGCGGAGAATCTCGAGCCTCGGAAAATAGATCTAGTCGAGGTGACCGATAGCTACAGCATAGGAGGCCCCCTGTGCGTGGAGGCGATGGGCTTGAGCGAGCGAGGCCGAACTCTCCGCGATGTAGCCGAGGGTAGGTTTGGCTTCGGCGATAGGCCCACGCTCAACGTGGCGGGAGGGGTCAAGGCTCGAGGACACCCCTACGGAGCCACCGGGGTCTACCAGGTGGCGGAGATCGTATCGGCGATGCACGGAATCTATGGGGTCAAACAGCTCTCAGGCACCGAGTTCGGCGTAGCCGTGGCGATCGGAGGCTACGCGGCCGTAGCGGCTGGGGCGCTTCTCAGGAGAACCTGACGGAGGAATGATCGGGTTGGACCTCGAGTTAAACGCGGCGAGGCTCTGGAGGCTCAGGAGAAAGCACTACTCGATCGAGGGAGCTCGATGTAGCTCTTGCGGCGCGCTCTTCTACCCACCGAGAAGAGCTTGCCCCCACTGCGGATCGAGGGACGTCGCGCTCTCTCCTCTGCCGAGAAGAGGGAAGCTCGTAGCGTGGACGCCCCTCTACGACGTTGGCGGAAATTTCGAAGAGAGCAGGCCCCTCTACATCGGTGTCATCGACCTCGGCGGTGCGCGCGTCGTGCTTCCGCTGACCGATGTATTCGACGAGCGTGAGCTGCTCGAAGGGGCCGAGGTCGAGCTGGTCTTCAGGAGAATAGTTGAGGCAGGCTCAGCGGGACCGATCCACTACGGTCTAAAGGCTAGGATCGCGAAATAGCCAAATCAGGAGAGCCTTTAGAGCCTCCCGAGAACGCGGGAGATCTCCGAGGGTCCGAGCGCGGGGAGTGAGACTATCATGCCGTCGAGCAGGCCCTTCCACTTATCCAAGTACTCGGCGAGAAGCTCGGCTTCCACCGAGTCCTCGGTCTGGAGGCGACTCTTCACGAGCCCCCTATTCTCGGGCGTAATGACTATTGCGTAGCCGAGCAGCTCTCCGCGCTCCAGCGCCCCAGAGGACCGGAGGACTCCGAGCTTCTCCTCGTTCTTCCGCAGGACTACGTAAAAGTCGGCGCGAGCTCTCAGCCTCTTCTCGATGTCCTCCGGTTGACGCCTCAAGCTTATGGTCAAGCCTCCGCGTATCCCCGATAGCTTAGGATCGCTCCTGAGCATCGAGAGGGCCTCTTCCGGGCTCACGTCGCCGACTATCGTGCCTCGAGGAGGCCTGTCTCCTCGGAGAAAGAGGATCTCCGAGACGCCTACGAGGTAGGCCCCGTATATCTGATTGACTAGGCCGGTCCACGAATAGTCTATGACTCGCAAACTTATCGCGACTCTCAGGCCGCGCTCTACGGCTATGGCGGCTATAGGGAGAACCGAAGCCTTCGGGATTCCGAGAGGAGAATCCGGCACGAATACCTCATCCACTCGTCCAGCCACGGCTTCCAACAAAGCCTCGAGCTTCTTCCTAGATCTCGTTGGCATGATCTCTACGAGCAGCTTCATCCGAGGCACCGCGTCGAACGACTCGCGACTCTCTGCCCTCTGCAGATTTATTTAAAAGGTTGTCACGGCGCTACATAGAACAGCGGCGGTCGTCTAGCCTGGACTAGGACGCCGGCCTTCCAAGCCGGAAATCCCGGGTTCGAATCCCGGCCGCCGCACCTAAAGTCCCCCGCCTGGGCGAACACTCTCACGACTTCCTAGGCACGTTCGATGAGGCTCTCTCCCTCGCTAGATTGACCAACGAGTCTAAATTTAGTTCGAGTCTCTCGCCTCTCTCTCGATCATACACCGCGTAGACTCCCCTCTCTAGCTCGCGCTGACCAACGAATACTACGATAGGGATTCGCAAAGCCGAGGCCCTCTTCCTCTGTTTGTCTTCGTCGCGCCTCATTAGGTCGACCTCGGTTGGCACGCCTCTAACTCGGAGCTCGCGGGCCAGCTTCCAAGCGGCCTCGTAGTGCTCCGAGCCCACGTTGACGACGAGCACGACCGAGCAGGACCTCCTGCCGAGATCAACGAGCCCCCTCTCGACCAAGACGTCTAGGACTCGGTCCACTCCTATGCTGCAGCCCGTGGCCGGTATGCTCTCCCCACCTCGAAAGAGACCTATCAGCTCATCGTATCTGCCTCCCCCCGCGATGCTCGGCCCCCTCCCCACTGAGAACTCCATTATCGGGCCCGTATAGTAATCGAGGCCGCGAACCAGGCTCGGGTCGATGACAATCTTATCCGGGTCGAAGGCCAGCTCTATTATGAGCTCGAGGTCTTCGATTGCTCGAGAAGCCGCGGTGGTGGAGACGAGGGGCTTGAGCCCGTCGAGGCCGCCGCCAGCCTCACGAAGGTCGAGCAG
Protein-coding sequences here:
- a CDS encoding radical SAM protein, with the translated sequence MKLRPESVGLKLRGKIAEIERPLPLIGHIAFGVIDRGYNIVQVRATSLCVLSCRFCSVGAGPSSQRRLEFMLRDPEWLVAWLRRVHKHKGKFHVLFDAVGEPLTHPALPDFVEEVSKSGVALSTIIETRLHPADESLLEKLVEAGASQFNVSIDSLDPSKARWLAGSESYDVEKVAKLVEFLHFELGVKVHLTPLWLPGVNDSDIEQIIEWALRLGLGRGIPPVGVQKYVAHKRGRKMSEAREWSWDRFYRELEKLEEKFGVRLALRPEDYGLNPAPRVPLPYRRGDTVKLVVVSEGWLPGEMLAVTLSLDRVFTLLCKRESFEVGDEVVARVIEDEDGVMIARPV
- a CDS encoding ABC transporter ATP-binding protein; translation: MVLEVRNLTTRFFTLRGVVRAVEDVSFELSRGETLGVVGESGCGKSTLAWSLMGLAPPPGRIVSGRVFVDGVEITSLDREKLRRAVLWKKISMIFQGAMNALNPVYSVGQQLARIFMYHLGLTKREAFERAKALLPNVGLSPEVVHRYPHELSGGMKQRVVIAMALALNPPVVIADEPTTALDVVVQAQILNLMKRLREERSLSYVLITHDLSVVAELADKVLVMYGGKIMELGPADSLLRRPTHPYTEGLLRSVPRLRGQLNKLEYIPGEPPNLINPPSGCVFHPRCKLATELCKREEPPLVEVEKGHYSRCWLVGG
- a CDS encoding ABC transporter ATP-binding protein, coding for MTSNDSLLAVRDLRVWFSLRRTLVEFFARRPGKYVRAVDGVTFDVGEGETFCVVGESGCGKSTLGRAVLGLVPITSGSVLYKPTEKILNELSRSGAPIVNERVNMAVIRSEAARILRRELQLIHQDPFASLNPRFTIGDIVEEPLRAHFPDMDPAERRERALRALESVKLSPAEEIARRYPHQLSGGQRQRVAIARALVIEPKLVVADEPVSMLDVSIRAEILELMLSLKNRLGLTYIFITHDLAVARYVCDKIAVMYLGKIVELGKPGEIIEAPLHPYARALVAAVPEPDPSNRLRQRPLPVKGEVPSPINVPRGCRFHPRCVALDENRERLRGLCEMEEPPLIEVEPGRFVACWLYSRPASSSVSQAS
- a CDS encoding methionine synthase; the protein is MELPILPTTVVGSYPRPAWLKRMLKLRRYGKVDEDQLLEALDDAVVAAVREQELAGIDIPSDGEQRRDEMVEYFAERIGGFKFYGPVRVWNNNFFNKPAVVSKLEYKQPIVLEEYFYLKRISTRPIVKVTITGPYTIADWSFNEYYETKEELVRELSKIIKAEISALADHGAVFIQIDEPALTTHPNEVEWAIELIDEMANGVNAKIALHVCYSDYNLLTPHVDRLKNISQLVLEFANRGFRDLAMLRGFSKELGFGVVDVHSKRVEEPEEIARALRKAMEYVPPDMIYVNPDCGLKLLPRRVARAKLESMVAGVSLVRAELRARGLETVPLRLRV
- a CDS encoding hydroxymethylglutaryl-CoA synthase; amino-acid sequence: MDGGLPESRVGIAGWGTYVPRLRVRAEEFARVWGHPPGGWLGLGVSEKSLAWIDEDAVTMGVEAALGALARACIEGREVGAVFFGTESKPYAVKPSAAVVAEALGITPHTMASDLEFACRAASEGLRASIGLVASNMVKYSLVIGSDTAQANPGDVLEFTASSAAVAILVGPAESSAAIFEASHSYVTDTTDFWRRSTALFPLHAEGFTGEPAYFAHIIGAVRGLLEKTGLRPGDFDFVVFHQPNARFPLRVAERLGFPREKVEPGLVVSRIGNSYNASALMGLARILEIAEPGSRILLAPFGSGAGADAYSIVLTERARRAREAAPKVDDWLSKGVVVDYAVYARARGLLRRVRW
- a CDS encoding thiolase family protein, whose amino-acid sequence is MVSYVSGIGFTKVGRHYELSLADLAREAAVRALEQAGVDGVDALVVSNLFADALQGESMLGPLVLEELGFAGAQVLSVGGGEASGLLAVHVARSLVESKMARDVLVVGVEKLSDASSAAHASLLERLVSADYEGIYGVNLAALYALAAAEYMRRFSVSEELLALWPVLMHEHSLNAQHGQLRFKLTVERVLGSEPLSPPLRQFHAHQPGDGAAALLISSESSRAPKEARLAELLYTASAGGPLEYSLRKDPVWFETVAVLTRAMLSAENLEPRKIDLVEVTDSYSIGGPLCVEAMGLSERGRTLRDVAEGRFGFGDRPTLNVAGGVKARGHPYGATGVYQVAEIVSAMHGIYGVKQLSGTEFGVAVAIGGYAAVAAGALLRRT
- a CDS encoding Zn-ribbon domain-containing OB-fold protein; the protein is MIGLDLELNAARLWRLRRKHYSIEGARCSSCGALFYPPRRACPHCGSRDVALSPLPRRGKLVAWTPLYDVGGNFEESRPLYIGVIDLGGARVVLPLTDVFDERELLEGAEVELVFRRIVEAGSAGPIHYGLKARIAK
- the hisS gene encoding histidine--tRNA ligase, whose product is MKPTPPRGFRDIPPEIAIPRLRVIERIGKVFELYGFSPMETPAVEFWETLAGKYGEEAEGMLIWRFEDPRSGREYGLRYDLTVPLARYVASHPELPLPFKRYQIAPVWRHEEPQHMRYREFLQADVDVVGSPHPEADAEVLGAVQHALHQLGLRDVAVRLNHRVVLDEFFKRELGLVDPKPVYRAIDKLDKLGREGVLNELRALGLSQSLVERVERLLDLREAGGGLDGLKPLVSTTAASRAIEDLELIIELAFDPDKIVIDPSLVRGLDYYTGPIMEFSVGRGPSIAGGGRYDELIGLFRGGESIPATGCSIGVDRVLDVLVERGLVDLGRRSCSVVLVVNVGSEHYEAAWKLARELRVRGVPTEVDLMRRDEDKQRKRASALRIPIVVFVGQRELERGVYAVYDRERGERLELNLDSLVNLARERASSNVPRKS